CAACTCGTGCAACCTCGGGTGCGCTGGTTTGCCGTGCCCATAGCGGGGCGCCGATCGCACGGGGTAGTCGAGGTGTACCCGCTGCGCCGAGCGCAGTCTCCAGATCGCGGCGGCGAAGCCTGGGCTGTCTTCTAGGAGATCACGAAGGCGGGTGATCGTGCGCGGATGGCGCTGGAGAGCGGTCTCTAGTCTACGGAGTAGCACCTTGCGACCGTAGCGGGCGAAACGGTCAGCGTCCGTCCGGGTCGCCCGACAGCGCATCCGTTCCCACTGACTCGATCTTCTCGAGACGGAGCCGGATGGCCCCGACCTCCTCCGCCAGCGTCCGGCTTTGCTCCTCGAGCAGCCCCACCTCCCGGGAGAGCTGCAGCGAAACAGCGAACAGCGTCAGAACGGAGCCGAAGAAGAGCAGGTTGCTCGGAGTACGGATGCCTATGACGTCGGAGGTCCACTGAAGCAACGCAGGGAAGACCGCGACGATCACCGTGGCCACGGAGATGAGCACCCAAATGACTGCGTACTTCTCTCGCAGTCTGCGGCGGCGTAGCAGTTCGATGACGAGAAGCAGCGCCGCCACAGCCACGCCGATAGACAGGATCGTCAGGCGCGGGTCGGACATCACTCGCGCCCGGCCGTCGGGGCCCGGCGGACAAGGGCCAGCGCTACCGCTATCACGACGCGGAACAGGTACATCGCCGCGCGGAATGGATTCTGGCTGGCAACCCCGGTCTCCCGGGCCCGCATCGTCACCGGCACCTGCGAGACTACCATTCCCGCCCGGTGGGCTATAACGAGTGACTCGACCGTGTCGCCGAGGTACTCCTCGGGGTAATGCTCAGCGAATAGGGCTAGCGCGCGGCCGTGGACGAGGCGGAAACCGGACGTCGGGTCCGTCAGACGGGTGCCGACGATACGGCTGAGAACTGAAGACAGTAGGCGCATGGCCCAGCGCCGCGGGCCACGGACGACATACTCGCCCCGGCCCGCGAACCGGGCGCCGATGACGAGGTCGGCCCCTGCAACCGCTAACAGGTGCGCAATCTCGCGAGGATCGTGCTGACCGTCTGCGTCGACCTGGACGACGGATGAATAGCCCTGGTCACGTGCGTACCGGTAGGCGGCTCGCATGGCGCCTCCGACGCCCAGGTTGAAAGGCAGACGCATGACGTCGGCCCCGGCCGCCGCCGCTCGAGCGGCTGTGGCGTCAACTGAGCCGTCGTCAACGACAAGAACGTCGTAGTCGGTGCAGGCCAGCCGCACCTCGCGGATTACTCGCCCGACGGAATCCTCTTCGTTGAGCGCCGGCAGCACGATGAGCAGCTGGCCGGTACCCGTGGTGTCGGCGCGGCACGCGTTGCGTTCTTCGACACCCTCGACGGTCATGATGTGACCTCATTGCCCTGGAACTGCACGGCGCGCACTCTAGCCCGCTGCAGTCTCCACCCTGCGTCGGCGCGCGGATTCACGCGTAGACCGCCACCGTGAGCGCGGCGATCCAGGCGAGCGCCAGCACCTGCAGCACCCGGTCGCCCAGCGCGATCTCCTCGGGCTCGCCCCCGTTGCCGTTGTCGACGTCCACCGCGTACCGCAGCACCGCCACCACGAACGGGACGATGGAGATCGCCGACCAGACGGGGTTGTGCTGCGTCTCGCGGATCTCGAACGCCCACAGGCTGTAGGTCGTGATCAGCACGGTCGCCGAGAGGCCCCAGACGAACCGCAGGTAGGACGCCGAGTAGCTCTCCAGCGACTTGCGGATCTTCGCGCCGGTCCGCTCGGCCAGCATCATCTCGGCGTAGCGCTTGCCGGCGACCATGAACAGTGAGCCGAACCCGGCGACGAGCAGGAACCACTGCGACAGGGCGATGCCGGTGGCCGCGCCGCCCGCGATGGCGCGGAGCAGGAACCCGGAGGCGACGATGCAGATGTCGAGGACCGGCTGGTGCTTGAGCCAGAAGCAGTAGGCCAGCTGCACCACGACGTAGACGGCCAGCACGATGACCAGCTGGTAGCTCGCGACCAGGCTGATCGCGACGGCCGCGGCCAGCAGCAGCACCGCGACGGCGACCGCCAGCCGCGGCGGGACGATCCCCGCGGCGATGGGCCGGTTGCGCTTCGTCGGGTGCACGCGGTCGGCCTCGACGTCCTTCGCGTCGTTGACCAGGTAGATCCCCGACGCCGCCAGCGAGAACGCGACGAACGCGACGACGAGCTGCAGGCCGATCCCGGGCTGCAGCAGGTCGCCGGCCGCGAAAGGCGCCGCGAGCACGAGGACGTTCTTCACCCACTGCCGGGGGCGCATCGTCTTGAGCACCCCGCGCGCCACACCGACCGGCGTACGGGTCGGTTCCGCCGTGGTCGGCGGGACGTCGGTGCTGGTCATCGGGTTCTCCTCCGGGAGATGCGACGGGCGCCCGCGGCCACGGCGGCGCCGAGCAGCGAGCCCGCGACGACGTCGCTGGGGTAGTGGACGCCGAGCACGAGCCGCGACAGCGCCATCGGCGGCACGATCACGGCGACCAGCGGCCGGTGCAGCAGGGCGCCGAACAGCACGGCGGCCGCGGTGGTCGACGTGGCGTGGGCGGACGGGAAGCTGAGCTTCGACGGCGTGCCCACCCGCACCTCGACGGCCGGGTCGTCGGGCCGGGGGCGCCGCACGACGCGCTTGACGCCGATCGAGGCACCGTGCGCGAACGCCACCCCGGCGGTGGCGACGAGCCACTCCCGCCGGCGGGGACGGTCCAGCACCGCGCCGGCGGCCCCGAGCGCCAGCCAGCCCGCGGCGTGCTCACCGAACAGCGACATCCCCCGGGCCACCCGCACCACGGACGGCGGGCCGCCGACGGTGCGCTGCACGGCGTTCAGCGCGCGCACCTCGATGGCGCGGACATCGGACTGGGCCACGACGGGGGCCTCCAGGGCGCCGGCGGCGTCGAGCGCGCCGGCCGATCGGGTTGCTCGGGCGACGGCGATCCTACGCGCGCCCGTCAGAACCACCGTTCGAGCACCAGCGCCAGACCGTCGTCGGCGTTGCTCGCGGTGATCTCGTCGGCCACGTCGTGCAGGATCGGGTGGGCGTTGCCCATCGCCACGCCGTGCCCGGCCCAGCGCAGCATCTCCAGGTCGTTGGGCATGTCCCCGAACGCGACGACGTCGCCCACGTCGACGCCGAGCCGCCCGGCCACCTCGGCCAGCCCCGTCGCCTTGGTGACGCGCGGCGGGGACATCTCGACCAGGCCGCGGGGGTGGGAGAACGTGAGGTCGGCCGTGTCGCCGACGACCGGGGCGAGTGCGGCCACCATCGCCTCGCTGCTCAGCTCGGCGCAGCGCACCAGCATCTTGACGGCGGGTGCGGACAGCAGCGCCGAGCGCTCGGTGACGTGGTTGTCGGAGTCGGGCCAGGCGTGCCGGTAGGCGGGCTCGGCGACGAACGGGGCCGTGCCGCGGGCGCCGGTGCCGACCCGCTCCACCGCGAGGCCGCCGGTGGGCAGCACCTCCCCGACGGTGCGGGCGAGCGCGGCGAGGGCGTCGGGGTCGAGGGTCTGCGACCACACCACCCGGTCCTCGAGGGCGTCGTAGAGCACCGCCCCGTTGGCGCACACCGCGTAGCGCCCCACCCCGACCGCCTCGACGACGGGCGGGATCCACCGGGGCGGGCGCCCGGTGACGAGGACGAACCCGACGCCCGCCGCGACCGCCCGGCCGATCACCGCGGCGGTGCGGTGGGTGACCTGGTCGTGGGGGTCGAGGAGGGTGCCGTCGACGTCGGTCGCGACCAGTCGGGGAGCCTGCACTCCCCCAGACTACGGAGTGGCGCCGGCCGGCTCGTCCAGGCGGACCGGCATGAGCAGCGAGAACGACTCCGCGAACCGGATGGCCACCGGGGCCAGCGGGCCGTCGAGCTCCAGGCGGAGCTGCCCGGCACCGCCCGCGTCGACGGCCTCCAGCAGGAACTCGGCGTTCACCCCGACCCCGTCGGCCGACGGGTCGACCACGATCCGCCCGGCGGCGTCGACGGTGAGGACCGTGACGTCGGCGTCCGCGACGCGGCGGGTCCCCTCCGCGGCGACGGCGGCGCGCAGCTCGGCCGCGTCGACCGCGACGCCGCCGCCGGTGCCCGCGGGGAGCAGCCTGCGGTGGTCCGGGAACGTGCCCTCCAGCACGGCGCGGGTGCGGCCGTCGACCGAGACCCCGGCGTCGTCCACGCGGATCGCGACGTCGCCCGCCCGCCCGTCGACGGCCAGGTCGGCCGGCACCACGACCGCGCGCTCCGGCCCGTCGAGGGCCCGCACCGGCGCCGTGGCGACGGCCAGCCGGTAGCGGTCGGTGGCGACGACGGTCACCACGTCGGCGGCGACGTCGAGCAGGATCCCGTGCAGCACCGGGAGCTCGGGGTCGGACCCGACGGCGAAGCGGACGGCGCGCAGCGCGTCGGCCAGCGCCGACGCGGGCACGGTGACGGTGGTGGGGGTCATGGGGTTCTCCTCCGGGGCGAGCAGGTCGCGGACGGTGGAGAGCTCGCGGCGGGCGGCCGCCACACCCTGCTCGAGCCGGTGCAGGTGCCCGGCCAGCAGGGCGTCGACGGCGTCCGGGTCGTGCCGGTGCTCCAGCACCTCCCGGATCCCGGCCAGCGGCATCCCGACCCGCCGCAGCGACGCCACCAGGCGCGCGACGACGAGCTGGTCGGGCGCGTAGCGCCGGTAGCCGCTGTGCGGGTCGACGTGCGCGGGCCCGAACACGCCCGCGCCGTCGTAGAAGCGCAGCGCGCTCACCGTCAGGCCCGACGCCCGGGCCATCGCCCCGATGCCGCGCCAACTCCCGCCGGTCCCGCTCTCCACGCCGTCGAACCTCCCGCCTCGACCTGGTCGAGGGTCAAGCGTCAGACCCGGACGACGCGCAGTCCGGCGATCCCCTCGACTGCGGCGACGTCGTCGTCCTGCGTCACGACGGGCAGGTCCCGGGACGCGGCGCTGGCGGCGATCCACAGGTCGTCGACGTCGACCCGACGCTCGGACCCGGCGAGCTCCACGCGCATGCGCGCCCAGGTGTGCGCGGCCGCCTCGTCGATGTCGATCAGCTCCACGTCGCCGACCGCGTCGAGCGTCAGCAGCCGCCGTGCGCGCGTCTCGACGTCCGTCGCGGCGAGCACCCCCGCCTGCAGCTCGGCGAGCGTCACGACCGAGACCGCCGACTCATCGGGGAGCAGGTCCGTCCGCTCTCCGCGGCGATGAAGACGCTGGTGTCGAGGACCGATCCACGCCCGTCGGGATCGCTGCACGGGGACGAGTTCGGCCACGGCGCGCCCGTTCACGGTGATGGTCACCCGCTCACCGTCCTGCACCCGGCGCAGTACGCCCGCGGTGTCGTTGCGCAACTCACGACTGGGCACCTCGGACATGGCTACGACCGTAGCGCCTGCGTAGGCCGTCTCGGCCCGCCGTGAGTACCGATGGGTCGCCCCGGCGGCCGGGAGTGGGCGGTACCGCCGGCCGCCCGAACCTGCGGCCTGCCCGGTCAGATGATCGCGAACGCCACCACGAGACCCAGGGCGAGGTGGGCGGCGGAGATGAGGAAGCTCTGCGGGAGGACGCGGTCGGCGGCGAGGACCGCGCCGATGTCGATGCCCATGACCCACTCGACCAGCCGGACGGCGCCGACCTGGGCGAGGATCCCGATGATGCCGAAGACCGCGGTCTGGATCAGGCCCTCGGTGAGGAAGCCCGAGGAGGTGTAGATCGCCGTGACCACGATCAGCGCCATGCTGATCATGCCGGCCGCGGTGATGACGACGGCGTTCGGCAGGCCCTCGCGGACCATCACGTTGAGCTTGCCCGGCGTCGTCAGGTCGACGGCGTAGAAGCCGAGCAGCATCAGGATGACGCCGAGGACGGCGTAGAGCAGGATCGCGCCGATCCCGATGCCGATCACGGAGAAGAAGCCCGGGTTGATCATTCTGGGGAGCCTTTCAGGTCTGAGCGGGGATGCGGTGGGGGACGAACGCCGCGCCGTCGTCGGTGACCAGCCCGACGGTCTCGCGGATGCCGAGGCCGGCCGCCGTGTCGCCGACGACCCACGCGCCCAGCGCGGGGCGGAAGCCGTCGAACTCGGGGAGCGGGGCGAAGAGCTGGTAGACGAAGCCCTCCTCCCCGTAGACGCCGCCGGTCTCGTGCTCCATGCCGGGGGCGACGATCGTGACGTTGGCGCCCTCGCGGCCCAGCCGCGGCTTGCGGACGTACTCGGTGAGCAGCCCGGGCTGGTCGAGGAACGCGGGCAGCAGGTTGGGGTGCCCGGGGTACATCTCCCACAGCACCGCGAGCAGCGCCTTGTTCGACAGCAGCGTCTTCCACAGCGGCTCGACCCAGAGCGTCTCGGGGAGGCTGCGCAGGACGTGCTTGCCGAAGTCGTCGGTGACGACCCACTCCCACGGGTAGAGCTTGAAGACCGCGCTCATCGGGGCCTCCTCGAGGTCGACGAAGCGGTCCAGTGCGGCGTCCCAGCCGATGTCCTCGATGGCGAGGCCGACGGTGTTCAGACCGGCCTCGGCCGCGGTCTCCTGCAGGTAGCCGACGGTGACGTGGTCCTCCCCGCTCGCGTCGGCGCCGGACCAGGTGAAGTGGACGTCGTCACCGGGGAGGCGGGCCTTGAGCTCCCCCCAGCGCTCGACGAGCTTCTCGTGCAGCGAGTTCCACTGGTCGTCCTCGGGGTGGGCGTCCTTGAGCCAGTACCACTGCAGCAGCGACGCCTCGAGCAGCGTGGTGGGGGTGTCGGCGTTGTACTCCAGCATCTGCGCCGGGCCGGAGCCGTCGTAGCGCAGGTCGAAGCGGCCGTAGACGTGCGGGTCGCTGCGCCGCCAGGACGCCGCCACGCCCTCCCACGCGTACTCCGGGATGGCGAAGTCGCGGAACCGCTCGGTGGTGACGACGTGGTCGACGGCCTCCAGGCACATCGAGTGCAGCACCTCGACGTCGGCCTCCAGGGAGAGGATCTCGTCCATCGAGAAGGCGTAGTGGACGGACTCGTCCCAGTACGGCCGGGCGACGCCGCCCTGGCCCCGGCCGGGCGCGCCGAAGACCATGCCCTGCTCGCGGACGGTGTCCTCCCACCCCGCCCGCGGCTCCCCCCGATGCCGCTGCACGGCGCTAGCTGCCGCTCGACGAGCTGCCGCCGGACACGCCCAGCCCGCCGCGGGAGACGCTGTCGGACCCCGACGACGACGCGCGCGGGGACACGTCGCGGCCCGACGACGTCGTGACGCG
This sequence is a window from Pseudonocardia petroleophila. Protein-coding genes within it:
- a CDS encoding DUF2304 domain-containing protein, giving the protein MSDPRLTILSIGVAVAALLLVIELLRRRRLREKYAVIWVLISVATVIVAVFPALLQWTSDVIGIRTPSNLLFFGSVLTLFAVSLQLSREVGLLEEQSRTLAEEVGAIRLRLEKIESVGTDALSGDPDGR
- a CDS encoding glycosyltransferase family 2 protein yields the protein MTVEGVEERNACRADTTGTGQLLIVLPALNEEDSVGRVIREVRLACTDYDVLVVDDGSVDATAARAAAAGADVMRLPFNLGVGGAMRAAYRYARDQGYSSVVQVDADGQHDPREIAHLLAVAGADLVIGARFAGRGEYVVRGPRRWAMRLLSSVLSRIVGTRLTDPTSGFRLVHGRALALFAEHYPEEYLGDTVESLVIAHRAGMVVSQVPVTMRARETGVASQNPFRAAMYLFRVVIAVALALVRRAPTAGRE
- a CDS encoding decaprenyl-phosphate phosphoribosyltransferase, giving the protein MTSTDVPPTTAEPTRTPVGVARGVLKTMRPRQWVKNVLVLAAPFAAGDLLQPGIGLQLVVAFVAFSLAASGIYLVNDAKDVEADRVHPTKRNRPIAAGIVPPRLAVAVAVLLLAAAVAISLVASYQLVIVLAVYVVVQLAYCFWLKHQPVLDICIVASGFLLRAIAGGAATGIALSQWFLLVAGFGSLFMVAGKRYAEMMLAERTGAKIRKSLESYSASYLRFVWGLSATVLITTYSLWAFEIRETQHNPVWSAISIVPFVVAVLRYAVDVDNGNGGEPEEIALGDRVLQVLALAWIAALTVAVYA
- a CDS encoding phosphatase PAP2 family protein, with protein sequence MAQSDVRAIEVRALNAVQRTVGGPPSVVRVARGMSLFGEHAAGWLALGAAGAVLDRPRRREWLVATAGVAFAHGASIGVKRVVRRPRPDDPAVEVRVGTPSKLSFPSAHATSTTAAAVLFGALLHRPLVAVIVPPMALSRLVLGVHYPSDVVAGSLLGAAVAAGARRISRRRTR
- a CDS encoding HAD family hydrolase; this translates as MQAPRLVATDVDGTLLDPHDQVTHRTAAVIGRAVAAGVGFVLVTGRPPRWIPPVVEAVGVGRYAVCANGAVLYDALEDRVVWSQTLDPDALAALARTVGEVLPTGGLAVERVGTGARGTAPFVAEPAYRHAWPDSDNHVTERSALLSAPAVKMLVRCAELSSEAMVAALAPVVGDTADLTFSHPRGLVEMSPPRVTKATGLAEVAGRLGVDVGDVVAFGDMPNDLEMLRWAGHGVAMGNAHPILHDVADEITASNADDGLALVLERWF
- a CDS encoding MerR family transcriptional regulator, whose product is MESGTGGSWRGIGAMARASGLTVSALRFYDGAGVFGPAHVDPHSGYRRYAPDQLVVARLVASLRRVGMPLAGIREVLEHRHDPDAVDALLAGHLHRLEQGVAAARRELSTVRDLLAPEENPMTPTTVTVPASALADALRAVRFAVGSDPELPVLHGILLDVAADVVTVVATDRYRLAVATAPVRALDGPERAVVVPADLAVDGRAGDVAIRVDDAGVSVDGRTRAVLEGTFPDHRRLLPAGTGGGVAVDAAELRAAVAAEGTRRVADADVTVLTVDAAGRIVVDPSADGVGVNAEFLLEAVDAGGAGQLRLELDGPLAPVAIRFAESFSLLMPVRLDEPAGATP
- a CDS encoding type II toxin-antitoxin system prevent-host-death family antitoxin codes for the protein MSEVPSRELRNDTAGVLRRVQDGERVTITVNGRAVAELVPVQRSRRAWIGPRHQRLHRRGERTDLLPDESAVSVVTLAELQAGVLAATDVETRARRLLTLDAVGDVELIDIDEAAAHTWARMRVELAGSERRVDVDDLWIAASAASRDLPVVTQDDDVAAVEGIAGLRVVRV
- a CDS encoding DUF350 domain-containing protein, whose product is MINPGFFSVIGIGIGAILLYAVLGVILMLLGFYAVDLTTPGKLNVMVREGLPNAVVITAAGMISMALIVVTAIYTSSGFLTEGLIQTAVFGIIGILAQVGAVRLVEWVMGIDIGAVLAADRVLPQSFLISAAHLALGLVVAFAII
- a CDS encoding glutathionylspermidine synthase family protein, which produces MQRHRGEPRAGWEDTVREQGMVFGAPGRGQGGVARPYWDESVHYAFSMDEILSLEADVEVLHSMCLEAVDHVVTTERFRDFAIPEYAWEGVAASWRRSDPHVYGRFDLRYDGSGPAQMLEYNADTPTTLLEASLLQWYWLKDAHPEDDQWNSLHEKLVERWGELKARLPGDDVHFTWSGADASGEDHVTVGYLQETAAEAGLNTVGLAIEDIGWDAALDRFVDLEEAPMSAVFKLYPWEWVVTDDFGKHVLRSLPETLWVEPLWKTLLSNKALLAVLWEMYPGHPNLLPAFLDQPGLLTEYVRKPRLGREGANVTIVAPGMEHETGGVYGEEGFVYQLFAPLPEFDGFRPALGAWVVGDTAAGLGIRETVGLVTDDGAAFVPHRIPAQT